The genomic DNA GTCATCCTGATCCGTCAGGCTGGCGATAGCGGCAGCCTGTATGGTTCCGTTAGCACGCGCGATGTTGCGCAGGCTGTTACGGAAGCAGGCTTCACCATTTCCCGTCAGCAGGTTTTTCTTGCACACCCCATTAAGTCTCTGGGGGTGTACGAAGTGAAAATTGCGCTGCACCCAGAAGTGGTTGTGCCGGTTATCATCAACGTGGCACGTTCTGAAGAAGAAGCAGAACGTCAGGCACGTGGTGAAGCTGCTTCTCCTGAAGAAGAAGCTGAAATTGCTGGTGATGATGCCGTTGTTGAAGGCGAACTCATTACCGACCCAGCAGAAATTGCTGAAGCAGAAGCTGCACCGGCAGAAGCTAACGCTTAATTTGCCGTTTGCATTTTCATGCGGAAGAAGCCCGGAAAATTCTTTTCCGGGCTTTTTTTTGCGCGTATGCTGCAATCAATTTTCTGAAGGAGACGCGAGATGAAGCAAGTTCTTGATCGCATTCTGCAACATTTTATCGCAGATGGTCAGTTGCAGGTGCGCTGGCCGGATGGAAGCACAAGCCTCTATAAAGGCCGCAATCCCGGCCCTTCAGCAGGCGTAGTATTGCATAATCAGGCTGTCGTGCGGGCTATGGTGATGAACCCGGGGTTGGGTTTTGGTGAAGCCTATATGGAATCTCACCTCGATCCGCTGGATTGTACATTATACAATCTGCTGGATGTGCTAATGCTTAATGCCATGCGGCCCGGTGGCCATGTGGCAGAACGTCTGGCATCGGCCCTGCGGTATGCGCGTCGTGGGTGGATACAATTTAACACCATCAAGCGTGCGCAGCAGAATGTGGCGCATCATTATGATTTGGATAATCGCCTGTATTCTTTATTTTTGGATAAAGACTGGCAATATTCCTGCGCTTATTTCCGGCATGGCACAGAAACGCTGGATGAGGCGCAAGAGGCCAAAAAGCACCATATTGCCGCCAAGCTGCTGTTAGACCGGCCGGGTTTGGAAGTGCTGGATATTGGGTGCGGTTGGGGTGGTATGGCCCTTACGTTGGCCAAGGATTACGGCGCTATTGTTACCGGCATTACCCTATCTCGGGAGCAATTGGCTTTTGCACGCCAGCGCGCCAAAGATGAAGGGCTGGAAGGGCGCGTACGCTTTGAGCTGCTGGATTACCGCAACCTGCACCGGCGATTTGACCGCATTGTCTCGGTAGGCATGTTTGAGCATGTGGGCGTTGGGCATTATCGCCAGTTCTTTGATGTTATCAAAAACGCATTGGTGGATGATGGCGTGGCCCTTGTGCATTCTATTGGCCGTAGTGATGGGCCGGGCGCAACAAACCCGTGGGTGAACAAATACATTTTCCCCGGCGGGTATTCTCCGGCGTTAAGCGAGGTTTTTGCTGCGGTTGAGCCTACTGGCCTGTGGGTGACGGATTGTGAAATCCTGCGTTTGCATTATGCAAAAACAATTGCCATTTGGCGTGAGCGTTTTGCGGCCAAGCGTGCAGAAGCTGTTGCGCTGTATGATGAGCGCTTTGCCCGGATGTTTGAGTTTTATCTTAACGCCGCTGAACTGGCTTTCCGTGTGCAAGGGCACATGAACTTCCAGCTCCAGCTTTCACGCTCTATTTCTGCCGTGCCGTTTACGCGGGATTATATCGCCACAGCAGAAAAAGAATAAGGCGCTTTATTGCGCCGATAGGGCAAAATGCGCACGTGCCAAGCGGTCAAACTCTGCAATATCCAGAGTTTCCGCGCGGCGGGTGCCATCTATTTCTGCCGCTGCCAAAAGCTTATCACCGTTCAGGCCTTTTAAGGCCCCGCGCAGCATTTTGCGCCGCTGCCCAAAGGCTGCTGCCGTTACACGTTCCATGGCTTTAAAAAGAGCAGGCTCTGGTTGCTGAGCATGAGGCGTAATGCTGGCAACGGCAGACCATACAGCTGGGGGTGGTGAAAACGCACCCGGTGGCAGTTTCATAACAATTGCACATTCTGCACACCATTGGGCCAGCACGGCCAAGCGTCCGTAATGTTGGCTGTTGGGGGCGGCGCAAATGCGTTCTGCCACTTCCCACTGGAACATGAGTGTCAGCCGTTCCCACGCATTACCTTGCCGTAGCCAGCCAATAAGCAACGGAGTGGCTACATTGTAGGGCAGATTGGCAATAATCTGCCGTGGTGCAGGGCACAGTTCTGTAAGGTCACATTTGAGCGCATCCGCTTCCACCACCTTGAGGCGGTTGAGGTAAAAGCCTGCCAGTTCCTGAATAACCAGCACTGCGCGGCTATCAAGCTCTATCGCCGTTACGGATTCAGCCGGGCCGTTCAGTAAAGCACGTGTCAGGCCGCCGGGGCCGGGGCCAACTTCTACAACGTGGCGGCCTTTCAGGTTGCCTGCCAGTGTTACAATGCGTTCTGTAACACCCGGATCAAGCAGAAAGTGTTGGCCGAGGGCTTTGCGTGCATCCAGCCCGTGCCGATGGATAACATCGCGCAGGCTTTCCAGTGGGGCAGACAGGGCCTTATACCCCCTTCAGCTTGATGTGCTTGTCAATAATGGCGCGGCGGTGCAGGTCACTATCCAACTGGCGGGCGGCCTGTTCCACACGTTCATTCATCAACTGATCAGCAATTTCGCTGGGTGAGCGGTTGGAAAAATTCTTTTCCTTTTTGGTGCACACCATCAGCAGATCAATCCCATCGCGCGAGACCAGAGGGCGCGATACCTTACCTTCGGGCAGATCAGCCAGCAGAGCTTGCATCTGTGGGTTCAGGCGTTCCAGCGGCATCTCACCCGGATCTGTGGGGAGTTTTTCGCCTTCAGCCTTGTTAACGGCTTCCATTTCCGTGCAGCTATGGGTGTTCTGGATAACCTGCATGGCTTTTTGCAGGGTTGTTTCCTGCTGCGGCGTAATGTGCTGCGGGTCTAGCGGTGTATCAAAGGAAAGGAACGCCTGCCGAATGGTAATCAAGTGGCCCATTTCGTGCCCGATAACACGCTTGCCATTAAGGGTGATGATAACATACCCGCCCGGCACCTTGATGGGGTTGGAAATAGCCCCAACCCCCACAGGCATCTGCCGTACCACCTGCACAACAGCCGGGTCAAGCTCATCTTCCTGCACCCAACCCATAGACCCACCATCTAGCGCTGTCTGGCTCTGTGAGAACTGAGCAGC from Acetobacter ascendens includes the following:
- the rplI gene encoding 50S ribosomal protein L9: MAATEVILLQRVEHLGQMGDVVKVRPGFARNYLLPQGKAIRANDDNRARFERERVQLEAQNIKRREEAERLSERMEGLAVILIRQAGDSGSLYGSVSTRDVAQAVTEAGFTISRQQVFLAHPIKSLGVYEVKIALHPEVVVPVIINVARSEEEAERQARGEAASPEEEAEIAGDDAVVEGELITDPAEIAEAEAAPAEANA
- a CDS encoding SAM-dependent methyltransferase, yielding MKQVLDRILQHFIADGQLQVRWPDGSTSLYKGRNPGPSAGVVLHNQAVVRAMVMNPGLGFGEAYMESHLDPLDCTLYNLLDVLMLNAMRPGGHVAERLASALRYARRGWIQFNTIKRAQQNVAHHYDLDNRLYSLFLDKDWQYSCAYFRHGTETLDEAQEAKKHHIAAKLLLDRPGLEVLDIGCGWGGMALTLAKDYGAIVTGITLSREQLAFARQRAKDEGLEGRVRFELLDYRNLHRRFDRIVSVGMFEHVGVGHYRQFFDVIKNALVDDGVALVHSIGRSDGPGATNPWVNKYIFPGGYSPALSEVFAAVEPTGLWVTDCEILRLHYAKTIAIWRERFAAKRAEAVALYDERFARMFEFYLNAAELAFRVQGHMNFQLQLSRSISAVPFTRDYIATAEKE
- the rsmA gene encoding 16S rRNA (adenine(1518)-N(6)/adenine(1519)-N(6))-dimethyltransferase RsmA, producing MSAPLESLRDVIHRHGLDARKALGQHFLLDPGVTERIVTLAGNLKGRHVVEVGPGPGGLTRALLNGPAESVTAIELDSRAVLVIQELAGFYLNRLKVVEADALKCDLTELCPAPRQIIANLPYNVATPLLIGWLRQGNAWERLTLMFQWEVAERICAAPNSQHYGRLAVLAQWCAECAIVMKLPPGAFSPPPAVWSAVASITPHAQQPEPALFKAMERVTAAAFGQRRKMLRGALKGLNGDKLLAAAEIDGTRRAETLDIAEFDRLARAHFALSAQ